A stretch of DNA from Diadema setosum chromosome 10, eeDiaSeto1, whole genome shotgun sequence:
ACCCACTCACTCGCTCAGCTCGTCGCTGCTTCGAGCAAGCGTTGAGTGACGTGTATATCATCATAATTCGAGGCAAATTCTTGCCCAGTTAGTCGCTAGTGATATCTTACGGTCTTCAGTACACTCTATACGTTAAAAATGACCACGCCCCTTCACCCCACGTTCTGTGTCACTCTGAGTACACATAACAGGGTCATCCACTCCGAGTTCAGAAAGACACAGTAGTAATTCACGTTATTCGATATTGGTCTATAGTGAGAAGTATAGAAGAATGACGGCTGCAAGTGCATGTAAcaacttctgaaaaaaaaaagaaatcatgtgattaatatttacattattctgttataatgataatgattagaaATACTAGtttcaaaataataatcaatgacaatgcataacaataattattaatCTTGACTGTATTGCACGTTTAAATGGGAGAATGCAGATGCGACAATGCGATAcgatttgtttatttatttgtttactttcttacttattttcttacttatcattcattcatgtatctatacaatttttatcaatcaatctattatctctccatctatctataatTGAACGTCTACCTCGTTTACAGTAACTGCGACCATGGATGGAACTGCCCTTCCCACTGAACTAATTCTGCCTACTGATCAAACCTTGCCAACTGTCATCGCAGAGGGCGCTACAGGAGCCGGCAGAGGTCAGATTAAGACactttgtgtatattattgcGGTAGATTGCCAATGTATTTTCTTATAACCTACTGATATTTACTTGATATTACATAATACAACATTCTACTCGCCACAAAACCTTCCTGGTACATGAACTCGTCAAGGAAAATGGACGGTAtaagtcacatttttttttttctttgtgcttGAATGTGTGTTGACGATTACACATACTATTCTTCATGACCTGTGCGTCTTGATGGAATCATtctctagtttgtttgtttgtttttttttttttttaacgagcaaaataagaacaaaagaacaGGAAATTCATGCAGGAGACTAGATCAACCTACTCTTGCATCTTTCATATATTCAGATTGCTTTGTTAGTTCAGCAATAGTTAGTAATAAATTGTTTATGAAGAGACTGTAAACTTACTGACTACAAGCCTTATGTAGCAGTCGTGTGTGTCCGCTCTATTTCAGACATTTTTGATTCgatatttgttttttaaaagtCGCAGCAACTATTGTACTTCATTACGGTATTATACTTATTGTGTGCaattatgtgtattcaaatgtcTTCAAATTGTGTTTtcgttggaaatgaaatgaaatgtaatgataatttcattgaaatattgtcCTCTTTTATGAGGTCAGGGGACGAACGAAATTTCCTATAATAAAAATACAGTATCATATCTCAGTGTATCATACATGACATAGCACGATTCAATTGCAATAATAAGCATCAAGATCGTGTCATACAGTTTTCAGAAAGACTATCAGTTATGTATTTAATTTTTACAAGTGATTGTTATAACTTCTATTGATTGATACCATAACATGATGCAATGTATAGTACATTGCACATAATACTCATAATTATACTCACTTGAATATCGTTCTCTTATCATCCTCATTATTCCGTCTGGTACCAGGACATTCGACCAGCATACCCAAGCTGCTTGTCGCCCTGGCTCTTTGCATCTGCACTCTGACAATTTGCATCCACTGCGTCATCTACAAACGGCAAAAGTAAGTAATCAAACACTGCTTGAAGAGAATagcggtgatgatgatgatgatgatatcacaCTATTTTTTAATAGACTAGTGATCGTGATCATGATCCCTGTGTCTGCTGAAATATTGTAGTGATTgaatacaatattttgatttgaattaacATCAGTTCCCTGTAAAACTTCACATtcggaaacaaaacaaacaaaacgtctCAATCAAATCCTCTGAGTGCAGATGTCTGTTTATATAAAAGcaaagtctctctctctctctctcttctttcgatctttaaaataacaacaacaaaagcaaagtCATACATTTCTTTACCGCCcagattatcattttatttttatcttctcAGGGATATAAGATCTTCTTTGGACCTTACCGTTCTGTCAGGGAATCATTTAGCGTGATATTCTCTGAAAAAAAGTATACCATTATCTCTTATCTCATACCGTTCAACCGTATAAACAGGAAGACgatttgctttttcttcttATGCTCATTGGTTTGATCTCTCGTTCACCGCattcattacatgtacattgatttcttctttttttttaataagatttCATAGGATATTGTCTTAAATATCGTGGCTGCGAGTTGATATTCTTTAATTTAAGTGAATGTCTTTACATAACTTTGGCTGCCGGGACCGAAGTCAATGTTTCATCAATGTGACTATTTTCATTcgtttttcttgtcttttacgTTTGCTCAGGAAATGTCGGAAACAGACCCACGGAAGTCCGACCCCTGAGCGAAACGCTGTCACCGGTCAACTCTCGTCATGCTCCTCGGTGTGTGAGATTGTCATCACCGACCACAGccgtaactcatgggctgtcaACAGGAGCGAGCCCTTCAACGAACCGGGGACATCGCGAGGCCTGACGGTCGATCACGGTCCAGGACCTCATCGACCTCGGTTGTCAACATGTACCCTCGGCATCAAGACCTTTAACGCAGACCTAGGTGGGGCCAACGAGTTACGCCCGTCCGGTCGGGCGTGCAGTCTGCCCAGCAGACCGATGCCAAACATCTACGAATCCATCGACGAGGTCAAAGATAGTTTAACGTCACATCCGTCGAACTTCTTCCTCAACCTGAAGAAGCGGAGCTCGTTTATGAAGCGCGTTGTCGACACGATTGAGATTCCCTTCCGAAAGAGCTTCGTCGAGATGAAAGCCAAGGGTTCGGCTCTGCTGACGAAAGAGCGGAGTGCTTCAGATAGCAAAGTGAAACCCGAAACCCCGAAGCAGTGGAAGAAGACGTTCAGGAAGTCGAACAGTCAACCCGTCGGAATCCGATACGTTCCAGGTGCACAGACACTGTCGAGGGATTTGCACACCCCGTTCACCCACGACACAAGGAATTTGTCGCCAACTTTCCCTGCCCTGCCGCAGAGGCCGCTGTCCAACGTGTTTACGGCAGCTGCACGGAGAGGTAGCCTGCGGATGAGCAAGATGAAATCGCGAAGTCACTCGGACATCAGCGAAGCTGCCTCCGATCACAAGTCGACATCCAGGAGGCAGGTTTCACCATACTCCTGCTCGAAGCTTCCGAACATCTCTTCACACCTTACCGACTCCAGTCGCAGCGTCCACTTCTCAAAATCGACGGCGGAGACAACTCCGAATCAATCGTTCACCGACGAGCCTAACGAGACTACGTCATCGTCTCGCATTTCGGAGCATTTCTACCAAGATCTCGATCCGCAATACCAATCCACGGCATCAAATGTCTATCATGTCCTCGACCCTACCACATTCGAGTCGTCGTCATCGTCCTCGTCGTCGTCCTCATCATCGGAGGATGAAGAGATTGTCCAGAAGAGAACCACTATAAAGCGGAACACTATTCTTCAGCGTACTGAGAGTGGTTACACTATTGTTTCAAAGAGCAGCGGCAGCTCGGACTTTGAGAACTCAGTTAGTAGTTCGTTGTCGCTGATACAACCCGTCGACCGGGTGTACTTTAGACTCGAATCAATCGACCAAACCAGCTGCGAAGACATGGATTACGGATTCGGTGTCCGAGACGGCTTACTCGAGCACGAATTCGAGATGAGCTGCGACCTGCACAACCACGCGACGGACAAGTTTTCGAGGCGCGTTAGCGACTTGGAGACAACGTGCACGTTGTCGATGTACGAAGAAAGTGGAAGGATTCTTGACGAAACCGACGTCTCGTCGACAATCGACGACCGACCCGACGTCTTAAAGGGTGTTGTGGCTTAAAGAGACTATTATTTATTGTCATCAGCATAATGTGTAGACGGCTACTAACATCTCAATAACGACAGTACGATACTGACGTGCGTATGACGTGCAAATGTGAAATTCTGCATCAGCACGAACAACGGAACCTTGATTTGTTGTACCAGGGAGATGTATGTATGAGGTATGCATGTTGAACCCAGGGTATAATAAAAGTATGAAGTTTATTGCTTGTTGGTTATTCAAGACATAAGTGTCTCTTTGTGACTTTGCTCTAGATGATGTGGTCGTCACCTGATGGTATGCATAATTATCATGCGGTTAATCCCAGAAGACAGTGTTGTGCATACAGACAAGCATAGACAATATCAATATTGGTAGCGCAGAGTTATTGAATGTTTCATGACTACGAGGGGGAACTGCGGTGTAATTAAAGCTGCTTCGCACTGTGGAAGGAACACGCCCCCTTGCGACGAATTGCTACGTGTCTCGTTGGAGCTGATGGTAACGAAAATTATTGAGTCGTCTTTCCAATTCATACCAGGGAAGGCTTTAAGAGAAATGCTTTAGCCTTGTCGTTTTGCAACACAACACATCGCTTTCACATGAGTTAatgtgaatctttttttttatgtaccaTCAATGGCTATGATATGCAAATAGGATCAATTTACAgagataataattattgttctcaccattttttttctcttttggttCGCAGTCCACAGTCTATTAGTTTCACGGAAAAAGATGAGATATATACCAGAAACGAGCTTATTAGACtcttattctattttcttggaaatttttcattgcaatgatatgtaaaaaaaaaaaagaagaagatatgtcTGAAATCAATTGTACGTTTGGGCGAAATTTCACTTTTAGGGCCCCTTTTCAATATACCTGTTCATCACCTTATTGATGAAAGGTGTTAATATCAAAGTGATAATGGTTTGTATCATTCATCTCATTGACTTGTCTATGTCTCATTTGAAAAGAAGTTGTATGTCCTTGTCCATAAATTCGTGGAGAAAAACTGGCCAATAGACACAAACTTGAagaattttaatgaaaaaaaaaaccaaaacaaccaaatatcaatttttgtcaatttgagatatttgtaaAATGAGTTATTTGAAAGcaggaaccaaaaaaaaaaaaaggtcaaaatatatgtatacaataacTTTGATATCTTCAAAAACGTCTCTTGCTATATAGTGCAGTATAAATATTAAAAATATTCTATTTTGATAAATGTTTGAAGATGAcctaacttaaaaaaaaaaaaaaaaaaaaaaaacgagcacAAACATGACCATGgcttttatctgtttttgcgTTTAAACTCTTACGTGGACAGCAACAACTATTAAAATCAAAAGATAATTCGTGGGTCCCCTAGAATGCATAGTTTAGGCACTTGAGGACAATAATGTTGCCTGCTAATCAAATTTGCAGTCTGATGTCTGCCAGCATTTTCTTTAAGAAACCTAAATGCCAGGATCCTCAGTATTAATTGTGGAAATATTGTACAGAACATTGATgccaaaataaagagaaaatggtgctaagttaaaaaaatatatataaatgtatcgATGCTAGACGTTCGTAAATTAAGGAATCGCAAGAGAAATGTTAATTTTATCGTATTCCTTGATAAAgtttatatttgtgtatataacGAGGACATAATAATATGAAGATGACAAACATTATATCgtacaaaattatgtataacGTGGTTGTTTTGAAAGTAAAAGTACAACTAACTTGTCAGAGGCAAGAAAGAAGTTGGTGTCATTATACCTGTTTTACAGCCGATGGCTTTTATACCATGATGACATTCCTATCATTATGtcaattctttcttttccctTAATAAATTATAGCTAATTACCATAATCGATACAGTGTTCAGTGAACATAATTCCTATTTAGATATATTTATTGATTATTCTGTAATTTATCAAGTtgatttacataattattacgTATCATCGACGCATGACGAAGTCGAACTTCATTGATGTTCAGTCATATCTCAATAGTGCATTCACTGATTAGCTATGTAAGAATGTATCGATTGAAATGTTTACTATTGGAATGTCGCCCCCTAGTGACTGGGTTTGCAGAGTCGACGCACGAAGGAGGCCATTTTGTGTTCTGATAGGGTACTTCACAGTATATCATTAGATGCATGCATGCTACGTCCATGTATGACTTTAACGTATCTATTAGTACTTTAAGCTTTCTATAGATGTTTGAAAACATCCGGCACGTTACCAGTCTATAGCTTCTCCTGATTATGTACATTTACCTTCGTAGACCGTGAAATCACCGACAGGTTTTACATATTTATATGATGCCACTGATTACGAAGGGTAGCTTAGCACAATACAATAACGTACCACGAAATGAACGATTGTGTCTTTCACGTCGAAGTTCCCATATCTTTTATGCGTttcgaaaaaaaataaaacaaaaacgaagCGGATATACATAACTTCAACGTGCAATCTTTGTTTTGTACTGTCCTAAGAAAAGTTGTTTGGAAATCGCTACATACAGTTTCCAGCATTCAGTTTTTATTGTGGGTAGTGAGTAGAAAAACGTACATGAATAACATAGAATGGCCTATCAGAAGCATGAGCGGGTTCAGAATACTATTGCATGCAGTTTTACTGGAGCACGCAATCGCCTTTATGTAGTCAAAATCATTATCGTGTGAGTTTGGGTTATTGACCTTTTATCCAATTAACGAAAGACCTTGATAAACGAGCGAACGCTTCGATAAATCTCGAGTTTGATCACAC
This window harbors:
- the LOC140233947 gene encoding uncharacterized protein, yielding MLDPPSEKPNSGMLSWRQYCTFNNALQCHPTIVAQSPTGVDQQGWKIYRAPKSKDYYAGITCTYRCWQSIRVFANMHASSRVATLSFYYYIWETKAKANDGLLPEIRIRGCQNKELWRSTNQPMSEENGEWVGVVLPIQCADTFSVIFEGIITSGGQVAAVDNIVLSEGRSNTNALPQPSIAVVRPTLPSSTVQTRPGVRPSVSYRPGKPREPHPTAPTKPSRSSRPSSATIPTARSTAKSQTTQRTTITATMDGTALPTELILPTDQTLPTVIAEGATGAGRGHSTSIPKLLVALALCICTLTICIHCVIYKRQKKCRKQTHGSPTPERNAVTGQLSSCSSVCEIVITDHSRNSWAVNRSEPFNEPGTSRGLTVDHGPGPHRPRLSTCTLGIKTFNADLGGANELRPSGRACSLPSRPMPNIYESIDEVKDSLTSHPSNFFLNLKKRSSFMKRVVDTIEIPFRKSFVEMKAKGSALLTKERSASDSKVKPETPKQWKKTFRKSNSQPVGIRYVPGAQTLSRDLHTPFTHDTRNLSPTFPALPQRPLSNVFTAAARRGSLRMSKMKSRSHSDISEAASDHKSTSRRQVSPYSCSKLPNISSHLTDSSRSVHFSKSTAETTPNQSFTDEPNETTSSSRISEHFYQDLDPQYQSTASNVYHVLDPTTFESSSSSSSSSSSSEDEEIVQKRTTIKRNTILQRTESGYTIVSKSSGSSDFENSVSSSLSLIQPVDRVYFRLESIDQTSCEDMDYGFGVRDGLLEHEFEMSCDLHNHATDKFSRRVSDLETTCTLSMYEESGRILDETDVSSTIDDRPDVLKGVVA